Part of the Quercus robur chromosome 5, dhQueRobu3.1, whole genome shotgun sequence genome, CTTATTTCTTGTGTTTATAGGCATCTTGGATGTGGATCCTGCCATGCCACTTCATTGTTCCTACTATAGCATTACCACTCCTTTATTTCTTGTTACCCGTGGGCTTATGGGTTGATGCTCTTACCATGCTGGCCCACTTTCCACATCTTTAcctcttttgggctttattgGCCAACATTCCTACTGTGCCAACCCATTTCATTCATTGGGCTTCCTTGCCCCATTTACTTCTTCTGTACCTCTTTTACTTCCATGAGCCTTTTGCTAAATcccttgggcttcctcggcccaattaccacatccttacctcttattattttttcaggCTTGTTGGCCTTTAAGCCAACccaattaatttactaattcattttctgggcttccccggcccatTTACTTCCtctttacctcttattattCTCATTGGCTTACTACTTTATTCCTTGGGTTTCCTCAACtcatttacttcttctttacctCTTATTATCCTTATGGACCTGTTAGCCATCATTCCTGCCATTCCGGCCTGCTGGGCTTGCTTTACTATTTTCTCTTCTCACTTTCTTCATATTGTTAGGCTTCTTTTGTTATTAGGCCCTTTGTTAAAAGTGGGCATCAATGTTCAACCCCCTGAGCATTTAAATTGCTCCTGCAATTCTTATGCGAATACTTACGTAATAATTTTTTCGTGACTTTTTTAAATAGTGGACCCCACCTTATTTCCTTTCCTCCTATGGACAGGCTTGTCTCTTTGAATTTCCCAGTTTAGCAGTTATTTTGGAACACAGCCTCCGCTTCATTAATATGATGCTTCCTTTGACCGCTAACCCGTTGCTTCCTTTCACGTCACTTTTATTGTCCTTAGTCCTTTcgcttttctctttctcatcatTCTCTCATAACTCCTCTTTTCCTTTCCTTCACCTTCTCGTCTTCCCCAAAACCTCATTACCCATCTTCTCCGTTCAAACAATCTGTCATGTCGCTAACAAAAGGTGATGGTTCTTCCTGCCGAATGGGGAAAGAGGTTGCTGCCAACAATCCGCCTACCAAGACCATGGGTGACGAGGCTCCCCACTCCAAATTGGACCACTCTGAAGAGAAGAAGGAGGGGGGTCACGATCTGGGTAGTGAGTGTCCTCCTCTCATTGACCCATGGTACGACATCTATATCCATTTCCCCATAGTACCTGGTGATTATTTGCCTTTGTCATTGGGCCACGTGTGGCTTTCCATTTGCCATTGTGACACGGAGGTTTCTTAGGTCCCTTTGGTTTCCACCATTCCTGACCTTGATATTCACCAAGGAACTTCACTACTCGTGCCCATGCTTTTCGAATTTGGGTCAGGTACTTCTTTGGGTTGGAAAGAATGGGTGGACATAGAGTTGTCCGATGTGGGTTTCGTGGCAGCATTGCAGCAGGTCGGTGTGTTGAAGGCCATCGTTTCTTCCCGGGATTTGTTCAACCTTCACCATTTAGTCTACCGGTGGTGTAGCATCACCCATACCTTCTTCCTTTCTTGCAATGAGATCACCATGACCTTGGAGGATGTGGCGAACCAACTATTGCTACCCATTCTTGGCGATACGGACCCGAATGTTATTAAGCAATCTACCGAGGCGGAGGCCGTGGAGGCTGATTTAAGGAAAGGGATGAATGGGAACGCAAAGTTGTCTCATTGGGTTGGGGCTTTCTCCAAGGCTTCCACTATCATCAGCTATGCAACCTTCGTCGTGTTTTGGCTTTGTAAGTTCATTTTTGGTTCTCATCCCCATTATCCTATAAAACCCCTTTACTTTTGGTTAGCCATAAAGATTTTTGCCGAGGTGAGTCTACCATTGGCCCCTATGTTTCTGGGTCATTTGTATATACAACTGAACATTCTGCAAAGCGATGAGAGGTAGGCAAGTTCCTGCCATATAATTACTACCTCCGCCCACAGTACCATATTGCAGCACCTGCTATGGGAGTGTTGTGCTAGCAATTGGCCAATTGCAAGTCAGTCCATTTTTCCAAGGAGAAGTACCAGTCTTGTCCAAGAGTGATTACTAATTTTTGTGGCTATTTTGCTTCTGATTTTTAGTTGGCTTACCGCTGGGTTGGGTTGAAGCCGTTTAGGCATCCTGCTGTTGAGTTCTTTGCTAAAGGGATTTAAGCAGTGAGTTCACTTGTACTAATTCAGCCATGGGCCCCTATATGCTCGCTGTTGGGACCACCACCTCATTGACTGCTTTTGATGAGAGGGAAATTATGTACTTGGCAGCCACCAATGCTGGTTGGTTGCCTTATCTGTGATGAGGGTATCCGCTATGTTCATTATTCTACCAACAGAGTAAGGAGGCAATTTGGGCTTAATTAGGACATACCCAATGACTTTACTGCTATCTTAAAGTCTGCCACTTTTGTCCAGTCTTTCTTATGCCCTAGTACCTTTAAGTTTTAGAGCAGGCGCTTCACAATCACTATTCCGAGTTCCCAGAGAAAAGGCCTTTGCACTACTCTAATGCACGAGTATTGGCAGGCCGTGATGATTTCTTTTGGCCAGGAATTGTTTGGTGGCTGTGGGTTTAGTCTCATCCCTCTTGAGGGCCTTCTTGCCATTATTTCTGCCAACCCACGATTGTTGCTTCTCACCAAGTCCATGGTAGTGTATGTTAGGAAGCAGAGTAGGTCTGCTATATTTGAGTTGCAGGAGAAGGAGAAGGGATGGTGTTTATATGCTGGTGAGTTTCCTCTGGGTtgggagaagaagataaaggtGGTGAACCTTCCTATACCTTTGAAGAAGGGCTTGGTGTCTCAGACCGCCAAGCCTAAGTCTGCCAAGAGAGATGATGACTCTTTCAAGACTTGTTCTGATCTTGTTTCATATGAGGGAAGCCTTCCCCCTATAGGCAACATAGTTCTCAAGAgctctcctcctccttcttttcgTACCTATTCCAGTAGGCGTTCGACTGTAAGCAAGCCTAAGCCTTCTACTCCAAGGCCATCCGTGGATGCTCCTCCTTCTAGTAGGACTCGTGGCAGTAAAAGGAAGACATCTCCACCAGCCCCATCTGACACTGCCGTGAGGAGAGTATGTTATCCCtaaatttcattctttctttattttaattatttataggGCTTTCCTACGTCTAACTctgtatatatatttcttttcttctccattGATAGTCTAAGCACAAGGAGGACATTTCAGCCACTCGCCCTATACTACTTGATGAGCCCAAGTTTGAGGTACACTCATTTCCTTTGCATGCATCTTCATTTTTAGTCATTGTCACATATTGCcatgtgctctctctctctctctctctttgcatgtttgtttttcctttctataCTTAAATACTCTTCTTTTAGGTTGATCCCGAACCCCTCTCTGTTTATCACCCCACGAGTGAGGAGGCTCCTACGACTGTTAGTGCATCTATGGAGGGCTTCTTTAACAGGGCAAATGTCGTGGCTAAGGCTATGGCTTCTGCTTCTGCTACTACTGCACAAGAAGCTCCTACCAAGGCTCTAGTCCCTCCATCTGAGCCTGTTCCTGCCGAGGAGAGTACCCACACCAGGAAAGTTTTTAGTGGTGAGTCTGCTCCTATTCTTGCTGAATTCCCTACTCCTCAAAAGGAAATTACTTCTACAGGCACATCCCAGACCGAGAGTACCTCTTCAGCTACTCCCCTAGTCGTATTTGCTAGTGACCCCTTAATTGCCCTTTCCCAGGCCGTGAAAGATGGTTCTTCCTTGGTGGTCACTCCATCTTCAATCCCTAGTTTGCCACCCAAGGACCTAATGCGAACTTGTCTTCAGATGGGGAGTCAAAGGAGGTCCTTGAGGACTCCGAGGATGAACCCGTCATGAAGACATTAGTTTCTGATTTCGACGaggatggtgatggtgatgcgCAGGAGACCGAGGCTATGGGTATGTGTCCTTCATTCTTATTATGACCCTTCATCCACTTCACATGCTATTTCTCAATATGTCCCTTCATCCACTTCACATGCTATCTTTGCCTTCCAATCACGGATATACCCGAGGATCCTAAGACTACAATAGACCCCACGATGCCTGCAGCCCCTGTTTTTGCAATACCCGTGGCCCCTACTCCTGTGGGTCCTAGTAATTTCCTCACCCTCATACTTTTTTCAATTAAAGCCTTCATCGTTGCATTAAAGACTTATGTTGTACCTTATGTTCCTTTTCAGGTCCGTCTCCTGCTGAGGTGGCTCTGACCTCTCGGTTTAAGGTTGGTAGTAATTCTGCCACCATTCCTGACTCTGTGAGTGAGGCCACTGCCTTCTTTACTTTATTTGACTAGACCAAGACCAATGACCTTGATCCTACAGAATTCTAGGGTGCCGGAGCTCCCTTTGTTGAATTTCATGGCTTCTAAGTCCCTGACGAGTGTGTCACCCATTTGGAGGTAATCTATAACAGCCGCAAAGATTTTATGCAGGGATTCCTCTTCAGTCGTTCTACGAGGGAACACTTCCTCAAGTTGTTGGGGAGCGTGATGAATGACATTGAGCATAACTTCATCGACACCGTGTTTGCGAGGAGGATTTTGCAATGAAGGGTTATGGTTCAGGAGTTGATTAGAGTTGGATTTGCTGTAGAGTTTCTGCTGGACCACCTGCAAGAGATTGCTCAAGCGCTCTTCACAAAGAAGGTCTAGCTTGTTATGGACGCTATAGATGCTCGCATCAAGAGTTTGAATAAGGAAGTGGCAGATTGAGAGGCACGTCGCGAGCGTCTTCTTTCTGGCATTACTGGCTCTAGCCACTTCAAGGACCAAACTCTTATTTCAGGCCTTTGATTGGACTTTTATCTATTATGTAGCTTTATTTCCTTCCCCCATGTTTACTTCTTTCCCTCCTTTCTCTACATAGTACACTTTATTTCTCTAGCACTTATTTTGATAAGTCTAATATGACTTATATATTTTGGGCTTGTAGTCTATTATGCTACATCTGTTACAACTACTATTATGCTTTATGATACAATATATTTTGCTAAtgcttcatgatcttcattaCTTTCCACTTTTGCTTTTAATCATGAATTACAAGTGTGCTACAATGCTTTCTTGTGACATATCCCTTACGAGGGTGGTCACTTAGAGGAAAGAAAAAcaggaaagaaaaggaatgaTTGCACAATATCTCCTACGCATAATAATGTTTCAACCACTTGCCATTATTGGGGTCCATTAATTCTTTTTCATCCATCTGGGTGAAACGATAATACCCACTTGTGTTGGGACATATGTAAATCacgttagaaacatatgtcatctagaattggctaatcctttgacaaaatgcactttactcgtaattgggtagatctaggatgtgtttaatacttcaaggaataagagttcaagtccaagtgtttAAACCAtacaaatttgtccaagaaacaagtgaagaagtgctggattttaaaattCGATAGCTAGCTCAACAGATcgcatctatcaaggtttaaaaggGATCTTCAGCCCAATCCTCGACAGCTACCCGAtagataacctatctatcgagatttacgaaaatcagtttttcagatctgatttcacacATATCTGTGTATAattgtttaggctttcttttcttacaaccctaaacatatataaggattattttaagggccgtcacagctgatgcaacttaatgcaaaagtttttcacaagcatattgtgacaggagacatatgccctaattcatctctttcttgaagaagctgctgcatttgtacgccatagggttttgtaaccaagaagcttcatgatcttcatcgtgttgatgaactgaagaactttacaaccaacatccttctcaagttagtgtgttagtcatgtactgggatccgtgcatcgattggttagtcacgtactgagagccgtgcattgaaaatatGAGATTGTCACtgcagaacaagtccaattgggtattggggtaagggttcagcTGTAGGTTGGCATAAGatattgagattcctttacttgtaaccacttgttgtgataatagtggattctcaggagtggtaaccttaaaatcacctggtagGGTCTTTGCCTcggaggttttccccatttgtaaataaatcactgtgtcaactttatttttcattgcatattaacttagttagtgatttgtttgtgctaccacgtgtattgcatgttaatcggattaattaattaacttggctaattaattggttattTCATCACAAGgtgtcaatacattcttggcctatcaagtggtattagagcagacacactctgattagggttaatctttgctgtgtgatccattgaccctgtTTCATGGCTACAACCAACATGAAAAgatctttgttttcaaatacatcttgtttttctaatctctacTTGATTAAGTGTATCAGAAAATGCAAgtctaaaaattatttgaaatccaTCATGATGATTATTGGAAAAGATCTTAACATgacaaagaagaaactagactgtctcaaaatgaaaatgtgcGGAGGAGTTCGTCTAAGTAGAGTGAAAGATAAAAGCTTTGTTCATAAATTGCAGATGAGAGAAAGAACAATTCCTACTGATTTTTCATCTAAGCATGAGGTGTGCTTCATGATGAAGTCTGCATTTAAGGTTATGGACACATGTTTGTAGTACCTTGATAGCAGCTACTTAAGACACATAACTGGAGACGGATCTCTCTTTAAGGTTTTCGAGTCTAAGAAAGGTGCTAATGTCGCTTTCGGTGATGGGAGCAAATCACAGATTAAAGGAAAGAGAACCATCTCTCTACTTGGACTGCCAGACATTTCAAATGTGCTATATGTAGAAGGTCTGAGAGTGAACCTATTGAGCATAAGTtagatatgtgatcaagactttaTGGTGCTGTTATCAAAAGGGAAATTCCTTGTGCTAAATGAGTCtggaaagaaactcataagtggTGTTCGCACTCTAGAAAATTGTTATGGTTTTAGTCCTTAATGCTGATATTGTATGCAATAGCATTCTTTTGCCAAACGAAGATCTATAGCACCAAAGGATAGGAcatgctagttacaaacatcTTTCAATTGTATCTAAGTATGAATCAATTTTAGGGATACCAAAACTCAGTAGAGTGAACAATGTGGAgtgtggaccatgtcagcttGGAAAACAGACGAAAACTAAACATCCGGGCACTCAGACATCTGCTACATCTAAACCATTGGAGCTACTACATTTGGATCACATGGGTCCACCCAAAACCGAGTCTCTTGGGGGAAAGAGATACATCATATTTGTGGTAGATGACTTCACTAGGTATACTTGGGTCATTCTTCTAAGATCCAAGTCAGATGCTCCTGAGCACATTAGAGCCTAGTGCACAAGATTGCAAAATGAGAAAAGCTTAAAGATTGATAGAATTCGAAGTGACCATGATAAATAATTCGAGAACTCTTACATGGAGTCCTTTTGCACTAGATCAagtatatctcaagaattctctgCTCATATTACTTCTCAGCAGAATGGTGcagtagaaagaaagaataggGTTATTCAAGAGATGGCTAGAGCCATGTTGCACAACAAGGACGTGGCTAGAAACTTGTGGGGAGAAGCCATCAACACTACATGCCATATGGTTAATAGGGTGTATTTCAGACCCGGTACCAAGAAGACTCCCTATGAGTTATGGAAGAGAAGGAAGCCAAATGCTAagtatttcaaaatatttggaagtacttgtttcattctcaaggatagagagaatgtcGGAAAATTTGACTCCTAAAGTGATGAAGGAATATTTCTGGGATACTCCTCTACAAGCAAGGCTTATCAAGTATACAACAAGAGGACCGAGAAGGTGATGAAAActgtaaatattgtgattgatGAAGCTTCAGAGTCCAGTTCTAAGAAAATTAGTGAGGAAATCCCCAAAGAAATTCTTCCTCCCAAGCCCAAGGATGTTCAAGAAATTGTTGATCAAGAGCCCGCATCTCCAAGTACTCCCGGCACTCCAAGTGTTGTAGAAGGTTCAACAAACTATCTACCTCACTTGACTCTGAATACCATGAAGAGAAAAGACCTTCCTCCAGGATTAAGTTGAATCATCCTCCTGAAGTTATTGTGGGAAACACGAATGAACTTACACTAAGGAAGCGTacagttgataaatgtgttgctaactttgtgtcaTATTCTTGTTATTTGTTATAGGTTGAACCCACCAAGATTGAGGAAGCCCTTCAGGATGAAAGCTGGGTTGAGGCTATGCATGATGAACTACTTCAGTTTCAAAGGAATGATGTCTAGACTCTAGTACCAAAACCAGAAGGTGACCACATCATTGGCACAAAGTGGATCTTCCGTAACAAGACTGATGAGAATGGTAATGTAATCTGCAACAACGCTCATCTTATGGCTCAAGGATACTCTCAAATGGAAGGAGTAAACTATGATGCGACATTTGCTCCAGTAGCCCATATGGAGTCCATCAGGATTCTCCTAGCCCTGGCATATCACTTGAAGTTCAAGCTCTACCAAATGAATGTAAAGACTGTTTTCTTGAATGGATTCCTTAAAGAAGATATCTATGTGGCTCAACTaaaaggattcattgatccacactttTTGGATCATGTGTTGCACCTCAAGAAGGCACTCTATGGTTTAaagcaagcccctagagcttggtatgatcgacTCATACAATACTTGGTGTCACATGGGTTCACAAGAGGAAAAGCTGATCAAACTCTCTTCATCAAAAGGGAAGATGGTGAGTTGATAGTTgctcaagtctatgttgatgatatcatcttcAGGTCAactaaggatgaacttgctcataGTTTCTCTAAACTCATGCAGGccgagtttgagatgagcatgattggagagtTGAATCACTTCCTTGGGTTGCAGATCCCTTAGCAAGAGTTAGGTATAttcctatctcaatctaaatatgctaaaaatattgtgaaaaagtttggtaTGGAATCTGCTAGTTCTGTAAGAACCCCTATAAGCCCAAATGTTAAATTCACTGTTGATTTGTTGGGTAAAAGTGTTGATTCGTCTCTATATACaagcatgataggtagtcttcttTATCTTACTGCTAATAGACCTGACATTAGTTATAGTGTGGGAGTGTATGCTAGATATTAGGCTAATCCCAAAGAGTCTCgtatgattgctttgaaaagaatcataaagtatgtcaaaaccacCGTCGACTTTGGTGCGTGTAAACAATgacacaaatgatgtcttagctGGGTATTCTAACGCAGACTAGGCTGGGAATGCTGATAATAGAAAGAGTTCATTGGGAGGTTGTTTTTATGTTGGTAATAATATCGTCTCCTTGATGAGCAAAAAGCAGAATTCCATCTCATTATCCACTGCAGAGGCTGAATACATCCCTGCCGATAGTTGTTGCACCTAACTtctatggatgcaaaaactctTCCTTGATTATGGTATTCGCCAAGAACATCTTACTATCTATTATGACAATACTAGTGCcatcaacatctctaagaatccTGTTCAACATTCTTGAACTAAATACCTAGAGATTCGACATCACTTCATTCGGGAGCTTGTCGAAGATGGTACTCTTACTCTTGAGTTCATTCACACTGATGATCAGAAGGCTGATTTATTCACTAAACCTCTTGATAGCAAACGATTTGAATTCCTTCGccaaaacattggtgttatctCCATGAATTGATCTcctcttctccttctccttcctcaTGCATTTacatctagttttatgctttgctttgtttaacatgtttttatttgtgttgtttttagttgcgttttttttttcataaaaaaaattgaaaaatcagaaaaatacaaaagcagtgtgtgtttgtgtacattggtacttgtgtaccttggatagctattgaaacaaaattttctaaactttgtatcctttgtagcttagatgagcatctctaagcaagtgagctttgtggctcgtgtttgtgatgagtaagattaagtaatctctt contains:
- the LOC126726153 gene encoding cell wall protein RBR3-like isoform X1, which codes for MHEYWQAVMISFGQELFGGCGFSLIPLEGLLAIISANPRLLLLTKSMVVYVRKQSRSAIFELQEKEKGWCLYAGEFPLGWEKKIKVVNLPIPLKKGLVSQTAKPKSAKRDDDSFKTCSDLVSYEGSLPPIGNIVLKSSPPPSFRTYSSRRSTVSKPKPSTPRPSVDAPPSSRTRGSKRKTSPPAPSDTAVRRSKHKEDISATRPILLDEPKFEVDPEPLSVYHPTSEEAPTTVSASMEGFFNRANVVAKAMASASATTAQEAPTKALVPPSEPVPAEESTHTRKVFSGESAPILAEFPTPQKEITSTGTSQTESTSSATPLVVFASDPLIALSQAVKDGSSLVVTPSSIPSLPPKDLMRTCLQMGSQRRSLRTPRMNPS
- the LOC126726153 gene encoding uncharacterized protein LOC126726153 isoform X2 codes for the protein MHEYWQAVMISFGQELFGGCGFSLIPLEGLLAIISANPRLLLLTKSMVVYVRKQSRSAIFELQEKEKGWCLYAGEFPLGWEKKIKVVNLPIPLKKGLVSQTAKPKSAKRDDDSFKTCSDLVSYEGSLPPIGNIVLKSSPPPSFRTYSSRRSTVSKPKPSTPRPSVDAPPSSRTRGSKRKTSPPAPSDTAVRRSKHKEDISATRPILLDEPKFEVDPEPLSVYHPTSEEAPTTVSASMEGFFNRANVVAKAMASASATTAQEAPTKALVPPSEPVPAEESTHTRKVFSGRERWFFLGGHSIFNP